The following coding sequences are from one Microcoleus sp. AS-A8 window:
- a CDS encoding ATP-binding protein, with the protein MATPATASIQLLQRQAASLLLYQSVLSGEVGQAFSNLLQAFLHSDADGLKCLQAYGRWFRALAASQQSWQDYLVTQILRDDNPFSQQAQVTPLEKLPPALIAAVRQDLQVLQSLYQCSSEQLSRWVQVAAKPTVAPIAWHHDGDVGTPSGVYQSSGTLHEPSFREKLQQLDDWGDAVEILAAYYQQSGTGLFAQYHAFRWQSGQLIGIARPDPIQLTELAGYESQKAALLKNTECLLAGYPALHILLYGSRGTGKSSLVKGLLNQYKDSANGDGLAVRGLRLIEVAKSELKDLSILQEQLRPIPQKFIIFVDDLSFEEDDDAFKALKVVLEGSVTARPPNVVVYATSNRRHLIREFFEDRPRPRDSDEVHAWDTLQEKLSFSDRFGLTLTFEPANQDTYLKIVHHLAEQSKIALSHNELEYSALQWATRHNGRSGRTARQFIDFLKGELALSKSHH; encoded by the coding sequence ATGGCTACTCCCGCTACTGCCTCAATTCAACTGCTCCAACGCCAAGCGGCGTCACTGTTACTTTATCAATCTGTCCTCAGTGGAGAAGTGGGTCAAGCTTTCTCCAATTTATTGCAAGCCTTCCTGCACAGCGATGCTGATGGACTCAAGTGTCTCCAGGCTTACGGCAGATGGTTTAGAGCTTTAGCCGCGAGTCAACAAAGCTGGCAAGATTACCTTGTCACACAAATTCTCCGAGACGATAATCCGTTTAGCCAGCAAGCTCAGGTGACACCCCTTGAGAAATTGCCTCCTGCCCTGATCGCCGCCGTGCGGCAGGATTTGCAGGTCTTGCAAAGTCTTTACCAGTGTAGCAGTGAACAACTCAGCCGTTGGGTGCAAGTCGCCGCCAAACCAACGGTTGCCCCCATTGCATGGCATCATGACGGGGATGTGGGGACGCCAAGCGGGGTATACCAAAGTAGTGGGACATTGCATGAGCCGTCTTTTCGAGAAAAGCTGCAACAGTTAGACGACTGGGGAGATGCGGTAGAGATTTTAGCGGCCTATTACCAGCAATCTGGAACAGGGCTATTCGCCCAGTATCATGCCTTTCGCTGGCAGTCAGGACAGTTAATAGGGATTGCTCGCCCTGATCCCATCCAGCTTACGGAACTGGCGGGTTATGAGTCGCAGAAAGCCGCTTTACTTAAGAATACAGAATGTTTACTCGCGGGTTACCCTGCCCTCCACATCTTGCTCTACGGCAGTCGCGGCACGGGCAAGTCTTCGTTAGTCAAGGGATTGTTAAATCAGTATAAGGATTCAGCTAATGGCGATGGTTTGGCTGTAAGAGGTTTGCGATTGATTGAAGTCGCTAAATCTGAACTAAAAGATTTGTCAATTTTGCAAGAGCAATTGCGTCCGATTCCTCAGAAATTTATTATTTTTGTTGATGACCTTTCCTTTGAGGAAGATGATGACGCCTTTAAAGCCCTGAAAGTTGTTTTAGAAGGAAGTGTAACCGCTCGTCCGCCCAATGTTGTCGTTTATGCTACCTCTAATCGACGACATCTGATTCGGGAATTCTTTGAGGATAGACCCCGTCCCCGCGATAGTGATGAAGTCCATGCTTGGGATACACTTCAGGAGAAGTTGTCGTTTAGCGATCGCTTTGGCTTAACCCTCACCTTTGAGCCAGCCAACCAAGACACCTATCTGAAGATAGTCCACCACCTAGCCGAACAATCCAAAATTGCTCTGAGCCATAATGAATTAGAGTATAGTGCTTTGCAATGGGCGACTCGTCATAATGGGCGTTCTGGACGCACGGCACGGCAGTTTATTGACTTCCTAAAGGGCGAATTAGCTCTTTCAAAGTCACATCACTAA
- the grxC gene encoding glutaredoxin 3 translates to MEANVEIYTWSRCPFCIRAKALLKQKGVNFTEYCIDGDEVARAKMAVRANGRRSLPQIFIKDQHIGGCDDIYDLEFQGKLDLLLKGDAAAS, encoded by the coding sequence ATGGAAGCCAACGTGGAAATCTACACTTGGAGTCGTTGCCCCTTCTGCATCCGTGCTAAGGCTTTATTAAAGCAAAAAGGTGTGAATTTCACCGAGTATTGTATCGATGGGGATGAGGTGGCACGCGCCAAAATGGCTGTGCGAGCCAATGGACGCCGCTCATTGCCGCAGATTTTCATTAAAGACCAACACATTGGCGGTTGCGATGATATTTACGATTTGGAATTTCAAGGTAAATTAGATCTCCTGTTAAAGGGAGACGCTGCCGCTAGCTGA
- a CDS encoding MoxR family ATPase, translated as MRQQIEQLTENLGHTIVGKAQAIRLVLVALLAGGHALLEDVPGVGKTLLAKSLARSIAGRFQRIQCTPDLLPTDITGTNIWNQRSGEFEFLPGPVFANVLLADEINRATPRTQSALLEVMEEQQVTVDGVSRPVPKPFFVIATQNPIEYQGTFPLPEAQMDRFMLSLSLGYPTEDEELQMLERHQEGMRVSELGTCISAEDVLELRRLCHQMKMDKSLQQYIVNLVRATRSSEDVTLGVSPRGTVALQRTAQALAFLEGRDYVIPDDVKFLAPYVLAHRLIPAGGRRAKPIVEQLLRSVPIP; from the coding sequence ATGAGACAACAGATTGAGCAGCTAACAGAAAATCTGGGTCATACCATTGTCGGCAAAGCACAGGCTATTCGACTGGTACTGGTGGCGCTACTAGCGGGCGGTCATGCCTTGTTAGAAGATGTTCCTGGGGTTGGGAAAACACTTCTGGCTAAATCCCTAGCTCGTTCCATCGCGGGACGGTTTCAGCGGATTCAATGTACACCCGACCTTCTGCCCACTGATATTACGGGAACCAATATTTGGAATCAGCGCAGTGGAGAGTTTGAATTTCTCCCTGGCCCCGTGTTTGCTAATGTGCTGCTGGCGGATGAAATTAATCGGGCGACCCCCCGCACCCAGTCCGCCTTATTAGAGGTGATGGAGGAGCAACAGGTAACGGTGGATGGTGTTTCGCGTCCTGTACCCAAGCCGTTTTTTGTGATTGCCACCCAAAACCCGATTGAGTATCAAGGAACTTTCCCTTTGCCAGAAGCCCAAATGGATCGCTTCATGCTGTCTTTGAGCTTAGGCTATCCTACGGAAGATGAAGAACTCCAGATGCTGGAACGGCATCAGGAGGGGATGAGGGTTTCGGAACTGGGCACCTGTATCTCCGCAGAAGATGTTCTGGAGTTACGCCGTCTTTGCCATCAAATGAAAATGGATAAGTCGTTGCAACAATATATTGTTAACTTAGTCCGAGCGACACGCTCCTCGGAAGACGTGACATTGGGGGTGAGTCCTCGTGGTACTGTTGCTTTGCAGCGAACGGCTCAGGCATTGGCTTTCTTGGAAGGTCGAGACTATGTGATTCCAGATGATGTGAAGTTCCTAGCACCTTATGTGCTTGCCCATCGTCTGATTCCGGCAGGTGGGCGTCGAGCGAAGCCGATTGTGGAGCAGTTGCTGCGATCGGTGCCTATTCCTTAA
- a CDS encoding bifunctional riboflavin kinase/FAD synthetase, producing the protein MWVTSSFATVLTPTAVALGNFDGVHRGHSQVIQPILHPSGAAQSIAMTPPLGEGQGRIEGLRLPNHKENVEHPIRLGKGHTYSTVATFNPHPREFFSGQSWKLLTTRSEKVQQLSLLGVEQLVLLPFERELASLSPQEFVEKILIQRLQATHVSVGEDFHFGHRRAGTAYELQAIASSYGVEVSIVSLQMCQGERISSSSIRQSLQEGDISKANLRLGRPYTLTGVVVKGQQLGRKLGFPTANLQLPPEKFLPKHGVYCVRVHHPTLPSLASSPCAVMNIGHRPTVSGIGVTVEVHLLDWSGDLYGQTLTVSLEQFLRPEQKFASLEDLKRQIQVDCEAARAVLGCRD; encoded by the coding sequence GTGTGGGTTACTTCGTCTTTCGCTACTGTTTTAACTCCAACTGCTGTTGCCCTAGGGAACTTTGATGGCGTTCACCGAGGGCACAGTCAAGTTATTCAACCGATTTTGCATCCCTCTGGGGCGGCTCAATCCATTGCCATGACGCCACCCTTGGGAGAGGGTCAAGGTCGGATTGAAGGGTTGAGATTACCCAACCATAAAGAGAATGTTGAACACCCAATCCGGCTGGGGAAAGGTCATACTTACAGCACGGTAGCGACGTTTAATCCTCATCCCCGTGAATTTTTTTCCGGTCAAAGCTGGAAACTGTTGACCACAAGGTCAGAAAAAGTTCAACAACTCAGTCTTCTGGGTGTGGAACAGCTTGTTCTGTTGCCCTTTGAGCGCGAACTCGCTTCCTTGAGTCCGCAAGAATTTGTGGAAAAGATTTTAATCCAGCGGTTGCAAGCGACCCATGTGAGTGTGGGAGAAGATTTTCACTTCGGGCATCGCCGTGCGGGGACGGCCTATGAGCTGCAAGCGATCGCATCGTCCTATGGTGTTGAGGTGAGCATTGTGTCGCTACAAATGTGTCAGGGAGAACGTATTAGTAGTTCAAGTATTCGCCAATCTTTACAAGAGGGTGATATCTCGAAAGCCAACCTCCGACTGGGACGCCCTTATACCCTGACGGGCGTTGTCGTCAAAGGACAACAATTGGGCCGAAAGCTAGGATTTCCCACCGCTAATCTTCAACTCCCTCCGGAAAAGTTTTTGCCCAAGCATGGCGTTTATTGTGTGCGAGTTCATCACCCTACCTTGCCCTCCCTTGCCTCGTCCCCCTGCGCTGTCATGAATATTGGGCACCGCCCCACGGTCAGTGGCATTGGTGTAACCGTCGAGGTTCACCTGTTAGATTGGTCAGGAGATCTGTATGGTCAGACCTTAACGGTAAGTTTGGAGCAGTTTTTGCGACCTGAACAAAAATTTGCGTCCCTAGAAGACCTCAAGCGGCAAATTCAGGTAGACTGTGAGGCCGCAAGAGCCGTGTTAGGGTGTCGGGACTAG
- a CDS encoding MBL fold metallo-hydrolase has protein sequence MSSTQNLFTIQFWGVRGSIACPGPETVRYGGNTPCIEMRVGGKRLIFDGGTGLRVLGQSMLSQMPVEAHMFFTHSHWDHIQGVPFFIPAFIKGNCFHIYGAPAPNGATIEKRLTDQMLHPNFPVPIRIMQADLKFNDLELGEMVEIGEIRVENALLNHPGEAVGYRVNWRGYSAAYITDTEHFPDTLDKNVLQLARNADVMIYDATYTDEEYHSKASSKVGWGHSTWQEAVKVAKAANVKKLVIFHHDPLHNDDFLDHVGEQASQQFPNTLMAREGQTLHLVDTATENLVVVEEAKLTV, from the coding sequence ATGTCTAGTACGCAAAACTTATTCACAATTCAGTTTTGGGGCGTCAGAGGAAGTATCGCCTGTCCAGGGCCGGAGACTGTCCGCTATGGAGGCAACACGCCTTGCATCGAGATGCGAGTGGGTGGTAAGCGTCTAATTTTTGATGGGGGCACGGGTTTGCGAGTTTTGGGGCAGTCAATGCTCTCGCAAATGCCTGTAGAAGCTCATATGTTTTTCACCCACTCCCACTGGGATCATATTCAGGGAGTTCCTTTCTTTATACCTGCTTTTATCAAAGGCAATTGTTTTCATATCTATGGCGCACCCGCACCCAATGGGGCAACGATTGAGAAGCGTCTCACGGATCAGATGCTTCACCCTAATTTTCCCGTTCCCATACGAATCATGCAGGCCGATTTGAAGTTCAATGACTTAGAACTTGGGGAGATGGTTGAGATTGGGGAAATTAGGGTTGAAAATGCGCTATTAAACCATCCCGGAGAAGCTGTAGGCTACCGAGTTAACTGGCGAGGTTACTCGGCGGCTTACATTACAGATACGGAACATTTCCCAGACACTCTCGATAAAAACGTCCTCCAGTTGGCGCGGAATGCCGATGTGATGATTTACGATGCGACCTACACCGATGAAGAATACCACTCGAAGGCATCGAGTAAAGTCGGTTGGGGTCATTCAACCTGGCAGGAAGCCGTCAAAGTTGCCAAAGCCGCCAATGTGAAAAAATTGGTCATTTTTCACCATGACCCGCTGCATAATGATGATTTTCTGGATCATGTCGGAGAACAAGCCTCTCAGCAGTTTCCCAATACCCTTATGGCCCGCGAAGGTCAGACCCTACATTTAGTGGACACTGCCACAGAAAATCTCGTTGTGGTTGAAGAAGCCAAACTCACTGTTTAA
- a CDS encoding cytochrome C has protein sequence MDFRFWIWDFPSLASRRFEKIKSVKSQPKGYQRGRSPIVLLFLLLVWSISLGWGMAIAFGSPQAVIAQIAPQQAEISLGIPAQPNLIAQGTAEETGTVDPVTPRYQLGKELYLENCASCHVPLPPEVLPSETWRRLLLEPEQHFGQQLKPLIGPVLITMWDYIRAYSRPEEAKKPLPYRISESPYFKALHPRVKFSQTVKPASCVICHPGAAQYNYRRLTPDWENSP, from the coding sequence TTGGATTTTAGATTTTGGATTTGGGATTTTCCCAGCCTTGCTAGTAGGAGGTTTGAGAAAATTAAATCCGTCAAGTCTCAACCCAAAGGGTATCAGCGAGGGCGTTCCCCTATCGTGTTGTTGTTTTTGCTGCTCGTGTGGAGTATCTCCTTGGGGTGGGGAATGGCGATCGCATTTGGCAGCCCTCAAGCGGTGATCGCACAAATCGCACCGCAACAAGCGGAGATCTCGCTGGGAATCCCTGCCCAACCCAATCTCATCGCTCAGGGGACAGCTGAAGAGACGGGTACCGTAGACCCCGTTACGCCTCGCTATCAGCTTGGGAAAGAACTTTACTTAGAAAACTGTGCCAGTTGCCACGTTCCTCTCCCTCCCGAAGTTTTGCCTTCAGAAACTTGGCGTCGTCTGCTTTTAGAGCCAGAGCAGCATTTTGGTCAGCAATTAAAGCCGTTGATCGGTCCCGTGCTAATCACGATGTGGGACTACATACGGGCGTATTCGCGTCCAGAGGAGGCCAAAAAACCGCTTCCCTATCGGATTTCAGAATCTCCTTATTTCAAAGCGCTGCATCCACGAGTGAAGTTCTCTCAAACGGTGAAGCCTGCAAGCTGTGTGATCTGTCATCCGGGTGCAGCTCAATATAACTACCGTCGTCTTACGCCAGATTGGGAAAACTCACCTTAG
- a CDS encoding aspartate aminotransferase: protein MKLDWITPAQRVSALPAYVFARLDELKARAREQGLDLIDLGMGNPDGPAPQPVIEAAIAALQNPANHGYPPFEGTASFRRAIANWYRRRYDVELDPDSEALPLLGSKEGLTHLALAYVNPGDLVLVPSPAYPAHFRGPLIAGGTLHSLILKPENDWIIDLGAIPDEVAQRAKILYFNYPSNPTAATAPREFFKDIVAFARKHEILLVHDLCYAELAFDGYQPTSLLEIPGAKEIGVEFHTLSKTYNMAGWRVGFVVGNRHVIQGLRTLKTNLDYGIFAALQTAAETALQLPDVYVSEVQARYRRRRDFLIEGLGELGWTIPKTKATMYLWVPCTPGMSSTDFALNVLQQTGVVVTPGNAFGVAGEGYVRISLIAECDRLAEVLRRFKQSGIYYQPEALLKAEG from the coding sequence TTTAATAGACTTAGGGATGGGTAATCCCGATGGCCCAGCACCTCAGCCGGTGATTGAAGCGGCGATCGCAGCCCTGCAAAATCCCGCCAATCACGGCTATCCTCCCTTTGAAGGCACTGCCAGTTTTCGCCGTGCGATCGCCAATTGGTACCGTCGTCGCTATGATGTTGAACTCGATCCCGATAGCGAAGCCTTACCCCTGTTGGGTTCCAAAGAAGGTCTGACTCACCTTGCCCTAGCTTACGTCAATCCAGGTGACTTGGTTTTAGTCCCCAGTCCCGCTTATCCGGCTCACTTCCGGGGGCCGTTGATTGCTGGCGGTACTCTGCACAGCTTGATTCTAAAACCAGAAAACGACTGGATTATCGATTTAGGAGCCATTCCCGACGAAGTTGCCCAACGCGCCAAAATTCTCTATTTCAACTATCCCAGTAATCCCACTGCCGCCACCGCGCCGCGTGAATTTTTTAAAGATATTGTGGCTTTTGCCCGTAAGCACGAAATCTTACTGGTTCATGATTTGTGCTACGCCGAACTCGCCTTTGATGGCTATCAGCCCACTAGCTTGCTCGAAATTCCCGGTGCCAAGGAAATTGGCGTCGAGTTTCATACGTTATCAAAAACCTACAATATGGCGGGTTGGCGCGTTGGTTTTGTGGTCGGAAATCGCCATGTTATTCAAGGCTTGCGAACCTTAAAAACCAATTTGGACTATGGTATTTTTGCGGCGTTGCAAACGGCTGCCGAAACCGCCTTACAGCTACCGGATGTTTATGTCAGTGAAGTCCAAGCGCGTTACCGTCGCCGCCGCGATTTTCTGATTGAAGGGTTAGGCGAGTTGGGGTGGACGATTCCCAAAACGAAAGCAACGATGTATCTGTGGGTGCCTTGTACCCCAGGGATGAGTTCAACCGACTTTGCCCTCAACGTGTTGCAGCAAACGGGTGTTGTTGTCACGCCGGGGAATGCCTTTGGAGTAGCGGGTGAGGGGTACGTGCGGATTAGTTTGATTGCCGAGTGCGATCGCTTAGCCGAAGTTCTGCGCCGATTTAAGCAATCTGGAATCTACTATCAGCCGGAAGCACTCCTGAAGGCTGAAGGATAA
- the gshB gene encoding glutathione synthase, with the protein MKFAFIIDPLSKLDPGHDTSVALMEAAQELGHEVWATQAEKLSVVNSQAWALLEEVKLTPVELVEGRWLVSEDWYTSGGGVWRSLQEMDAVFMRTDPPVTVPYLYATYILDYINPEKTLVINSPSGIRAANEKMYALQFKDVIPETIVSQDKAVIRKFVEDKGAAVLKPLGGKAGEGILFLEPGDRNFNSLIEVSTKQGREPVMVQTYLPEAKEGDKRIILLNGEPIGAVNRIPTGNEFRGNMAVGGRVAVTEITPQEEKICATVGPKLRQDGLYFVGIDVIGGYLTEVNVTSPTGIREIDRLNNVQLAKQVIEWVEGAKRGNG; encoded by the coding sequence GTGAAATTTGCGTTCATCATTGACCCGCTCTCAAAGCTCGACCCCGGTCATGATACCAGTGTGGCGCTTATGGAAGCCGCACAAGAATTAGGTCACGAAGTTTGGGCCACTCAGGCTGAAAAGTTGAGTGTGGTGAATAGTCAGGCATGGGCGCTGTTGGAGGAGGTAAAACTGACGCCAGTGGAACTGGTGGAAGGGCGATGGCTGGTTAGTGAAGACTGGTACACGTCTGGAGGCGGGGTTTGGCGATCGCTACAGGAAATGGATGCGGTATTCATGCGGACAGACCCACCGGTGACGGTTCCTTATCTGTATGCTACCTACATTCTGGACTATATCAACCCTGAAAAAACGCTGGTGATTAATTCACCGTCGGGAATACGGGCGGCGAATGAAAAAATGTACGCCCTTCAGTTTAAGGACGTGATTCCAGAAACCATTGTCAGCCAAGATAAGGCAGTTATCCGCAAATTTGTTGAGGACAAAGGGGCGGCAGTTCTCAAACCCTTGGGTGGCAAAGCGGGTGAAGGAATTTTATTTCTAGAACCGGGCGATCGCAATTTTAACTCCCTGATCGAAGTCAGTACCAAACAGGGGCGTGAACCTGTGATGGTGCAAACTTACCTCCCAGAAGCCAAAGAGGGAGATAAACGAATTATCTTGCTCAATGGCGAACCCATTGGTGCCGTCAATCGCATTCCCACCGGCAACGAATTTCGCGGCAACATGGCAGTCGGCGGTAGAGTTGCAGTCACGGAGATTACCCCGCAAGAGGAGAAAATCTGCGCCACAGTTGGGCCAAAGCTACGACAGGATGGTTTATATTTTGTCGGTATTGACGTGATTGGCGGGTATCTCACCGAAGTTAATGTCACCAGTCCCACCGGCATCCGTGAAATTGATCGCCTCAATAACGTGCAGTTGGCAAAACAGGTGATTGAGTGGGTAGAGGGGGCGAAAAGGGGTAATGGATGA
- a CDS encoding ATP-binding protein, whose amino-acid sequence MQKIPKRVSTALINALAAGVVPRVGLEHIAVGREKEITALAQDLANIGEGGAAFRFIVGRYGSGKSFLLQLIRNQAMEQGFVVADADLSPERRLAGSKNHGVATYRELMGNIATRTNPNGGAIALILEKWISSILSQVTQQSSKRSGDEGFDDQVELKIREVVDNLEGLVHGFDFANVIIAYWQGYREDNNDKKDAALRWLRGEFSTKTEAKSALGVRVIIDDDTWYDYIKLFARFVSDIGYKGLLVLLDEAIHLYKITHTASRQSNYDKLLAMFNDAMQGKAEHLGILIGGTPQFLEDSRRGLHSDEAWRTRLAKSRFLKEGLQDTSAPVIQLEPLTSEELSQLLQRLAEVHAIHYNIKKALSAREIEEFKQEVVNRLGADKLSTPREVVRDFISVLNILQQNSQITFKELIHGSNFQPTRVGKNPDVDENSEFAEFTL is encoded by the coding sequence ATGCAGAAAATTCCGAAACGAGTCTCAACTGCCCTGATTAATGCCTTGGCAGCCGGTGTTGTACCAAGAGTGGGCTTAGAACATATTGCGGTGGGCAGAGAAAAGGAAATTACCGCCCTTGCTCAAGATTTGGCAAATATCGGCGAAGGGGGTGCCGCCTTCCGCTTTATTGTCGGGCGTTATGGTTCAGGGAAAAGCTTTTTGCTCCAACTGATTCGCAACCAGGCAATGGAGCAAGGTTTTGTGGTTGCGGATGCGGATTTATCCCCAGAACGCCGCCTTGCCGGAAGCAAGAATCATGGGGTAGCAACCTATCGAGAATTGATGGGAAATATTGCCACGCGAACCAATCCGAATGGTGGCGCGATCGCACTAATTCTGGAAAAATGGATTAGCTCTATTCTTAGCCAAGTTACCCAACAAAGCAGCAAGCGTTCTGGCGATGAAGGCTTTGACGACCAAGTTGAACTAAAAATTCGAGAAGTCGTCGATAACCTAGAAGGCTTAGTGCATGGCTTTGACTTTGCCAATGTGATCATTGCCTATTGGCAAGGCTACCGCGAGGACAACAACGATAAGAAGGATGCTGCACTACGTTGGTTGCGGGGAGAATTTTCCACCAAAACGGAAGCCAAATCAGCCTTAGGCGTGCGAGTCATTATTGATGATGATACCTGGTATGACTACATCAAGCTGTTTGCCCGGTTTGTTTCCGATATCGGCTACAAAGGATTATTAGTGCTGCTAGATGAAGCGATTCATTTGTACAAAATCACTCATACCGCTTCCCGCCAGAGCAATTATGACAAGCTGCTAGCTATGTTTAACGATGCGATGCAGGGTAAAGCAGAACATCTTGGCATCCTCATTGGGGGAACGCCTCAGTTTTTGGAAGATTCCCGCCGGGGACTGCACAGTGATGAAGCGTGGAGGACTCGCTTAGCCAAAAGTCGTTTTCTCAAGGAGGGTTTGCAAGATACTTCTGCACCTGTCATCCAACTAGAACCATTGACTTCAGAAGAACTTTCCCAGCTTTTACAGCGCTTAGCTGAGGTTCATGCTATCCACTACAACATCAAGAAAGCTCTCTCGGCGCGTGAAATTGAGGAATTTAAACAAGAGGTTGTTAACCGTTTAGGGGCAGATAAACTCTCAACGCCGCGTGAAGTTGTACGGGACTTCATCAGTGTTCTGAATATTCTCCAACAAAACTCACAAATTACATTCAAAGAATTAATTCATGGTTCTAATTTTCAGCCCACTCGTGTCGGCAAAAATCCTGATGTGGATGAAAATAGTGAGTTCGCTGAATTTACGCTGTGA
- a CDS encoding PRC-barrel domain-containing protein gives MNTQPQSVKQSEVLNRLVLDRRTAEEVGRVEQLWLNPQSHHVVGLTCKSGFLGNKKRSFPWTQIEAIGNDSILVNVDSEAIAPEKPEGAVALIGHELWTDAGNKAGKIVDYLFLPQTGTVASYLFTSNGWRGVLDGIYLLPATAIASVGSKRVIVPDAIAQDPQQYAEGFNQRISQTADFLMEDYKKTHEDWQALKRGVQNLQEQVKDKAEKVTNIAKDKLEEVKAKEQDGIQADDTVKTIDTTAEPVQSTLELPESNP, from the coding sequence ATGAACACACAACCACAGAGCGTTAAGCAGAGTGAGGTACTCAATCGACTGGTTCTAGATCGCCGCACAGCGGAAGAAGTTGGGCGTGTTGAGCAACTGTGGTTAAATCCTCAATCGCATCATGTTGTGGGTTTGACGTGCAAATCAGGATTCCTCGGCAATAAAAAACGCTCGTTTCCTTGGACGCAAATCGAGGCGATTGGCAACGATAGCATTTTAGTGAATGTTGATTCAGAGGCGATCGCTCCAGAGAAGCCGGAGGGTGCGGTTGCTTTAATCGGTCATGAGCTATGGACGGATGCGGGCAACAAAGCAGGCAAGATCGTTGACTATCTATTTTTGCCTCAAACCGGTACTGTCGCCAGCTATCTATTTACATCTAACGGCTGGCGTGGGGTTCTCGATGGGATTTACTTGCTCCCTGCTACAGCAATCGCGAGTGTTGGTAGTAAACGGGTGATTGTTCCCGATGCGATCGCTCAAGATCCTCAACAATATGCTGAGGGATTCAATCAAAGAATTTCTCAGACGGCAGATTTTCTCATGGAAGACTATAAGAAAACTCATGAGGATTGGCAGGCACTCAAGCGCGGTGTTCAAAACCTTCAAGAACAAGTTAAAGACAAAGCTGAGAAGGTAACCAATATTGCTAAAGACAAACTGGAAGAGGTGAAAGCCAAAGAGCAAGACGGTATTCAAGCGGATGATACGGTGAAGACGATTGATACGACGGCTGAACCGGTGCAGAGTACTCTTGAGTTACCGGAGAGTAATCCGTAG